The Cryptosporangium phraense genomic interval CTCGGCGAGGCGACCGTGACCAGGGCGACCGTCCGGGTGGCCGGCTTCACCGGCTCGTCCTACGTGCTCGGCAGCGACCTCGACCACGCCCGCTACGGGGCGCTGTTCGACGCGGTCCTGCAGGACCCGGCTCAGCACCATCAGATCCTGACCGGGGTCATCGAACCGCTCGAAGCCGCCCAGAAAGCCCGCGACCTCGACGTCCGGGAACGATCACGGGCTACCGTCGTCGACTTCTTCACGGTCGCCCGGGAGCACGAATGAGCTTCACCGATCCGACCCGCGACGCCCAGCGCGCGTTCCGGGCCGTCCTCGACGCGCTGGCCCATCCGACCCGTCCGTTCCCGATCACCGGCCCGGACCGGCCTCCGGCCCCGCTGGGCCGGGCCGCCGCCGCGG includes:
- the phnG gene encoding phosphonate C-P lyase system protein PhnG, coding for METDRRRWMRALAGAATTELAEAWERCGPAPDAEWIRGPEAGLVMVRGRIGGGGDRFNLGEATVTRATVRVAGFTGSSYVLGSDLDHARYGALFDAVLQDPAQHHQILTGVIEPLEAAQKARDLDVRERSRATVVDFFTVAREHE